In Arachis hypogaea cultivar Tifrunner chromosome 17, arahy.Tifrunner.gnm2.J5K5, whole genome shotgun sequence, a single window of DNA contains:
- the LOC112765392 gene encoding F-box protein GID2 — MKRPIPGDGDGDLLKMKKVKVDGDADADAEENCVLRGMRYFDDNVLFEVLKHADARTLAMASCVNKQWHKTAQDERLWELICTKQWANTGCGEEQLRSVVLALGGFRRLHSLYLRPLSKPYSSSSSSSSSSSSPTSSSVWGPISQAPVAPRPKPLPPRLGKDAVHLSLSLLSIRFYEKMSNFNNRSR; from the coding sequence ATGAAGCGTCCGATCCCCGGCGACGGAGACGGCGACCTCCTCAAGATGAAGAAGGTTAAGGTGGACGGCGATGCCGACGCCGACGCCGAAGAGAATTGTGTCCTCCGGGGGATGCGGTATTTCGATGACAACGTGCTGTTCGAGGTGCTGAAGCACGCGGACGCGAGGACGCTGGCTATGGCGAGCTGCGTTAACAAGCAGTGGCACAAAACTGCACAGGATGAGAGGCTTTGGGAGCTGATCTGCACCAAACAGTGGGCAAACACCGGCTGCGGCGAGGAACAGCTCCGATCCGTCGTCCTTGCCCTCGGCGGTTTCCGTCGTCTCCACTCCCTTTACCTAAGGCCTCTCTCTAAGCCATACTCTTCTTCATCGTCATCGTCATCGTCATCGTCATCTCCCACTTCCTCCTCCGTTTGGGGTCCCATCTCTCAGGCGCCGGTGGCTCCTCGGCCGAAGCCCTTGCCTCCTCGTTTGGGTAAAGACGCCGTacacctctccctctccctcttatCCATTCGCTTCTACGagaagatgtctaatttcaaCAACCGAAGCAGATGA